The Bradysia coprophila strain Holo2 chromosome IV, BU_Bcop_v1, whole genome shotgun sequence genome includes a region encoding these proteins:
- the LOC119066710 gene encoding FK506-binding protein 59 isoform X2 yields the protein MPEQEVPGQIDLSGDGGVLKTMIQEGNGDEKPHDGCTVSLHYTGTLVDGTVFDSSVERNEPFEFELGKGRVIKGFEMFIPTMRKGEKSVLTCAPEYGYGPAGSPPKIPANSTLRFELELLGWKPEDLSPKSDGGIIRYIITPTTKKGKTPNEGGLVEAHLIGKFEDRIFDERDVSFVIGEVSDDEIITGVQTALQKFGKDETSRLVIKPEYAFGVKGHKEWNIPSNATVEYTCTLKNFEKEVKAWKLNEEESIEQAKIYKEKGTKFLKDEKFTLAIKMYEKSNSFLSNCSNDESKILKAAVFLNIALCYSKLEDHFEVKKACNTVLEIDSKNVKALYRRGTSCLKSGETETALADFNKVLEIEPQNKAAMNQVTLCKRVVKESHEKEKKLYANMFTKFANVDNE from the exons ATGCCTGAACAAGAAGTACCCGGCCAAATTGATTTGTCTGGCGATGGGGGAGTTTTAAAGACTATGATCCAGGAGGGAAATGGTGACGAAAAGCCGCACGATG GTTGCACGGTGTCATTGCATTACACTGGCACGCTGGTCGATGGAACTGTATTCGACTCGTCCGTTGAACGGAATGagccgtttgagtttgaattGGGCAAAGGTAGAGTCATTAAGGGATTCGAGATGTTCATACCGACGATGCGAAAGGGAGAAAAATCGGTTCTTACATGTGCGCCTGAGTATGGTTATGGGCCAGCTGGCAGTCCGCCAAAAATACCCGCAAATTCAACGTTGCGATTCGAG CTGGAACTACTAGGATGGAAGCCAGAAGATTTGAGCCCTAAATCAGACGGTGGAATCATTCGTTACATCATCACACCCACAACGAAGAAAGGAAAAACTCCCAATGAAGGTGGCTTGGTTGAAG CTCATTTGATCGGCAAATTTGAAGATCGAATTTTCGATGAACGCGACGTTTCATTCGTAATCGGCGAGGTGTCCGACGATGAAATCATCACCGGTGTACAAACTGCGCTCCAAAAGTTCGGCAAAGACGAGACTTCGCGACTGGTCATCAAACCGGAGTATGCGTTTGGTGTAAAGGGTCACAAGGAATGGAACATTCCATCGAATGCAACGGTTGAGTACACATGTACGTTGAAGAATTTCGAAAAGGAAGTGAAAGCGTGGAAATTGAATGAAGAGGAAAGCATCGAGCAAGCCAAGATCTACAAGGAAAAGGGGACGAAATTCTTGAAAGATGAGAAATTCACATTGGCCATCAAGATGTATGAGAAGAGCAACAGCTTTCTGTCGAATTGCAGTAATGATGAATCGAAGATCCTGAAAGCTGCCGTGTTTTTGAACATTGCCTTGTGCTACAGTAAATTGGAAGATCATTTTGAAGTCAAGAAAGCG TGCAACACCGTCCTAGAGATCGATTCGAAGAATGTCAAGGCATTGTATCGGCGAGGAACGTCCTGTCTGAAATCTGGTGAGACGGAAACTGCGCTAGCTGATTTCAACAAG GTTCTCGAAATTGAGCCGCAAAACAAGGCTGCCATGAATCAAGTTACGCTATGTAAGAGAGTGGTGAAAGAGTCACACGAGAAGGAGAAGAAGCTGTACGCAAACATGTTCACCAAATTTGCCAACGTCGATAACGAG TAA
- the LOC119066710 gene encoding FK506-binding protein 59 isoform X1 — MPEQEVPGQIDLSGDGGVLKTMIQEGNGDEKPHDGCTVSLHYTGTLVDGTVFDSSVERNEPFEFELGKGRVIKGFEMFIPTMRKGEKSVLTCAPEYGYGPAGSPPKIPANSTLRFELELLGWKPEDLSPKSDGGIIRYIITPTTKKGKTPNEGGLVEAHLIGKFEDRIFDERDVSFVIGEVSDDEIITGVQTALQKFGKDETSRLVIKPEYAFGVKGHKEWNIPSNATVEYTCTLKNFEKEVKAWKLNEEESIEQAKIYKEKGTKFLKDEKFTLAIKMYEKSNSFLSNCSNDESKILKAAVFLNIALCYSKLEDHFEVKKACNTVLEIDSKNVKALYRRGTSCLKSGETETALADFNKVLEIEPQNKAAMNQVTLCKRVVKESHEKEKKLYANMFTKFANVDNEKEIKDRNKDDVLTSCGEWNMDDEARNEASKAFEEVDQNVVMI, encoded by the exons ATGCCTGAACAAGAAGTACCCGGCCAAATTGATTTGTCTGGCGATGGGGGAGTTTTAAAGACTATGATCCAGGAGGGAAATGGTGACGAAAAGCCGCACGATG GTTGCACGGTGTCATTGCATTACACTGGCACGCTGGTCGATGGAACTGTATTCGACTCGTCCGTTGAACGGAATGagccgtttgagtttgaattGGGCAAAGGTAGAGTCATTAAGGGATTCGAGATGTTCATACCGACGATGCGAAAGGGAGAAAAATCGGTTCTTACATGTGCGCCTGAGTATGGTTATGGGCCAGCTGGCAGTCCGCCAAAAATACCCGCAAATTCAACGTTGCGATTCGAG CTGGAACTACTAGGATGGAAGCCAGAAGATTTGAGCCCTAAATCAGACGGTGGAATCATTCGTTACATCATCACACCCACAACGAAGAAAGGAAAAACTCCCAATGAAGGTGGCTTGGTTGAAG CTCATTTGATCGGCAAATTTGAAGATCGAATTTTCGATGAACGCGACGTTTCATTCGTAATCGGCGAGGTGTCCGACGATGAAATCATCACCGGTGTACAAACTGCGCTCCAAAAGTTCGGCAAAGACGAGACTTCGCGACTGGTCATCAAACCGGAGTATGCGTTTGGTGTAAAGGGTCACAAGGAATGGAACATTCCATCGAATGCAACGGTTGAGTACACATGTACGTTGAAGAATTTCGAAAAGGAAGTGAAAGCGTGGAAATTGAATGAAGAGGAAAGCATCGAGCAAGCCAAGATCTACAAGGAAAAGGGGACGAAATTCTTGAAAGATGAGAAATTCACATTGGCCATCAAGATGTATGAGAAGAGCAACAGCTTTCTGTCGAATTGCAGTAATGATGAATCGAAGATCCTGAAAGCTGCCGTGTTTTTGAACATTGCCTTGTGCTACAGTAAATTGGAAGATCATTTTGAAGTCAAGAAAGCG TGCAACACCGTCCTAGAGATCGATTCGAAGAATGTCAAGGCATTGTATCGGCGAGGAACGTCCTGTCTGAAATCTGGTGAGACGGAAACTGCGCTAGCTGATTTCAACAAG GTTCTCGAAATTGAGCCGCAAAACAAGGCTGCCATGAATCAAGTTACGCTATGTAAGAGAGTGGTGAAAGAGTCACACGAGAAGGAGAAGAAGCTGTACGCAAACATGTTCACCAAATTTGCCAACGTCGATAACGAG aaagaaataaaagatcGTAACAAAGACGACGTTTTGACATCATGCGGCGAATGGAATATGGACGATGAAGCGCGCAACGAAGCTTCCAAAGCTTTCGAAGAGGTCGATCAAAATGTTGTcatgatttaa